Proteins encoded together in one uncultured Sphaerochaeta sp. window:
- the chrA gene encoding chromate efflux transporter, producing MATVNYRHFLKDVLICSLGAYGGPEAHFGVFLDHLVTRKHYLEEEDLVELLALNSILPGPTSTQTIVSVGYRIGGPLLAFFTLMVWALPVVLIMTALSFLYQILEELQISGKILRFIGPMAVGFIVLAAYRIGKKVLIDITSYILFMFGAVTTYFIRSPWIFPLVLIIGGIISVVSSRETDLFQKTKLNPPWHYLVWFACFAAGSLLLATLTHHLLITLFEAFYRYGYLVFGGGQVVVPVMIAELVETKGYMSNEEFLTGYGLVQGLPGPMFSFSAYAGGMAARGQGTLFQIAAALLSAIGIFLPGTLLIFFVYPVWEKLKGIKAVRLSLRGINAVAGGLITTAAILLLQKSGLSLENFLILLFTVLLLLTRKIPAPLIVLATLGAGILL from the coding sequence ATGGCAACGGTGAACTATCGACACTTCCTCAAAGATGTCTTGATCTGCAGTTTGGGGGCCTATGGAGGACCGGAGGCACACTTCGGGGTATTCCTCGACCACCTTGTGACCAGGAAGCACTATCTAGAAGAAGAGGACCTTGTAGAACTTCTCGCCTTAAACAGCATACTCCCTGGCCCAACCAGTACACAGACCATTGTCTCGGTTGGCTACCGAATTGGTGGACCACTCCTTGCATTCTTCACCCTGATGGTATGGGCATTACCAGTGGTTCTGATCATGACTGCTCTGTCATTTCTCTATCAAATACTTGAGGAGTTGCAGATATCCGGCAAAATCCTTCGCTTTATCGGCCCCATGGCGGTAGGCTTCATTGTTCTCGCTGCCTACCGTATCGGGAAAAAAGTGTTGATAGACATAACAAGTTATATACTCTTCATGTTTGGTGCTGTTACTACGTATTTTATACGCTCTCCTTGGATTTTCCCCTTGGTTCTCATTATTGGGGGAATCATTTCTGTGGTCAGCAGCAGGGAAACAGACTTGTTCCAGAAAACAAAGCTTAATCCTCCTTGGCACTACCTTGTATGGTTTGCCTGCTTTGCTGCCGGATCACTGCTTCTCGCTACCCTAACCCATCACCTGCTTATCACATTGTTTGAGGCATTCTACCGCTACGGTTACCTGGTATTCGGAGGAGGACAGGTGGTAGTCCCCGTCATGATCGCAGAATTGGTGGAAACAAAGGGGTATATGAGCAATGAGGAGTTTCTCACCGGATACGGTCTGGTCCAAGGGTTACCCGGCCCCATGTTCAGTTTCAGCGCCTATGCTGGTGGTATGGCAGCCCGTGGGCAAGGGACCCTGTTCCAGATTGCAGCTGCCTTACTTTCAGCAATTGGAATTTTCCTTCCGGGAACACTACTCATATTCTTCGTCTATCCGGTGTGGGAAAAGTTGAAGGGGATCAAGGCAGTAAGACTATCCCTGAGAGGGATCAATGCAGTGGCAGGGGGGCTGATTACCACCGCTGCAATTCTGTTGTTGCAGAAAAGTGGTTTGAGCCTTGAGAATTTCCTCATACTCCTCTTTACGGTGCTCTTGTTGCTTACACGAAAAATACCCGCCCCCTTGATCGTACTTGCAACTCTGGGAGCGGGAATACTACTGTAA
- a CDS encoding cupin domain-containing protein, whose translation MNKLNYDDTTEITMAPGVSRRVLSHTPELMLVEVTFASGAIVPVHSHPHQQISYIKAGRFSFTNKGESEEAGPGDSLAFASNVEHGVSCLEDGVVLDCFTPAREDFL comes from the coding sequence ATGAACAAATTGAATTATGATGATACCACTGAAATTACCATGGCCCCTGGTGTATCCAGAAGAGTTCTCTCCCATACTCCCGAGTTGATGCTGGTTGAAGTAACCTTTGCCTCCGGAGCGATAGTACCTGTCCATAGTCACCCCCATCAACAAATCAGCTATATCAAGGCAGGGCGTTTCTCGTTTACAAATAAAGGAGAATCTGAAGAAGCAGGCCCTGGTGATTCCTTGGCCTTTGCCTCAAACGTGGAGCATGGTGTCTCTTGCTTGGAAGATGGTGTGGTACTAGATTGCTTTACTCCTGCACGGGAAGATTTTCTATAG
- a CDS encoding purine nucleoside permease has product MKQRIRGMLVVGLLLIAMSMISAQPIEEKQPIKVLVFGMFEVGENKGDFAGEFQHFYEAYFDGAESYELNAMPLTLYVNEEGVAGAIAGMGKAQAGATLTTILRDDRFDFSDTYILISGCSGMNPERGTLGDVVIADALVDYELGHAWKESDNPKDSDSLFLRSSGYDRSGYIRLNSSLVDWAFGLVQNVPLNDAKAAKEYRKLYSAEEALETPAVRRGVSVTGDSYWHGKASSEHADDVCAAYDAGTYMVTQMEDNAFGVVAMNENKLDRLLVIRDVVNYDQPHPGQSVTESLDASSGAFSIGMENGFAVTNSIIEELLSDWEYYRSAF; this is encoded by the coding sequence ATGAAACAAAGAATACGAGGGATGCTTGTTGTAGGATTGTTGCTTATTGCCATGTCCATGATAAGTGCGCAACCGATTGAAGAGAAGCAACCGATCAAGGTGCTGGTGTTTGGCATGTTCGAAGTAGGGGAAAATAAGGGGGACTTCGCAGGGGAGTTCCAACACTTCTATGAAGCCTATTTTGATGGTGCAGAGTCTTATGAGCTGAATGCCATGCCATTGACGCTCTATGTCAATGAAGAGGGTGTTGCTGGTGCAATTGCAGGAATGGGAAAAGCCCAAGCAGGAGCAACCTTGACTACCATCCTTCGTGATGATCGATTTGATTTCAGCGATACCTATATACTTATCAGCGGTTGCTCAGGGATGAACCCAGAGCGTGGTACGCTTGGGGATGTGGTAATTGCAGATGCTCTGGTCGACTATGAACTTGGTCATGCATGGAAGGAATCAGATAATCCGAAAGATTCTGATTCCCTGTTCTTGCGTTCTTCCGGGTATGATCGTTCAGGGTATATCAGACTCAACTCTTCTCTGGTCGATTGGGCATTTGGACTTGTTCAGAATGTCCCACTGAACGATGCGAAAGCTGCCAAGGAGTATAGGAAGCTGTATTCAGCCGAAGAGGCTCTGGAAACTCCGGCTGTTCGTAGAGGAGTCTCTGTTACCGGTGACAGCTATTGGCACGGAAAAGCCTCCAGCGAACATGCTGATGATGTATGTGCTGCTTACGATGCTGGTACCTATATGGTCACCCAGATGGAAGACAATGCATTTGGGGTGGTTGCCATGAATGAGAACAAACTTGACCGACTTCTTGTCATCAGGGATGTAGTCAACTACGACCAGCCACATCCTGGGCAGAGTGTGACAGAGAGCCTGGATGCCTCATCAGGAGCATTCTCAATTGGTATGGAAAACGGGTTTGCTGTTACCAACTCAATCATTGAGGAGCTACTCTCTGACTGGGAATATTACAGAAGTGCATTCTAG
- a CDS encoding iron-containing alcohol dehydrogenase encodes MNMTYFLPTKLVFGQDTLSTLHEQSLPGKKALIVISSGTSTRKYGYLGQVEDQLKQAGVTYEVFDKILPNPVKRHVEEGSALAKEKGCDFVIGLGGGSVIDSAKAIAIMATNDGDLWDYISGGSGKGNPMSKKPLPIVAITTTAGTGTEVDPWLVITKEETNEKIGMGTVDTFPTLSIVDPTLMVSVPPQLTAFQGFDALFHSTEGYLNKTANTFSDLYSLEAIRLIGKSLRTAVADGKNLAAREDVALANTLAGLVEWTSGCISEHSLEHAMSAFHPELAHGAGLIMISKAYYTHIAENHIADERMVAMAKALGKGDATEAMDFVRALEELQKDCGVADLKMSDYGMKEEEIPPMVKNARENMGGLFEVDPMILSDEDCLKIYQQSFK; translated from the coding sequence ATGAACATGACTTATTTTCTTCCAACGAAACTTGTTTTCGGACAGGATACACTTTCAACACTCCACGAACAGTCACTTCCCGGCAAGAAGGCATTGATCGTTATTTCCAGCGGTACCTCTACCCGCAAATACGGCTATCTTGGCCAAGTTGAGGATCAATTGAAACAAGCTGGTGTTACCTATGAAGTCTTTGATAAGATCCTTCCCAACCCAGTGAAGCGGCATGTAGAAGAAGGGTCTGCACTTGCCAAGGAGAAAGGCTGTGATTTTGTCATCGGTCTTGGTGGTGGATCGGTCATTGACTCAGCGAAAGCGATTGCCATCATGGCAACCAATGATGGGGATCTTTGGGACTATATCAGCGGAGGCTCTGGAAAGGGCAATCCCATGAGTAAAAAACCACTGCCCATTGTTGCTATTACCACTACAGCAGGAACTGGTACAGAGGTAGACCCTTGGTTGGTCATAACCAAGGAAGAGACCAATGAGAAGATCGGTATGGGAACTGTGGATACATTCCCGACGCTCAGTATTGTCGACCCAACCCTGATGGTTAGTGTTCCTCCCCAGCTCACAGCATTCCAGGGCTTCGATGCGCTCTTTCACAGCACAGAAGGGTATCTCAACAAGACAGCAAATACCTTCAGTGACCTCTATAGTCTGGAAGCTATCCGCCTTATCGGTAAGAGCCTACGAACAGCTGTAGCGGACGGCAAGAACCTTGCAGCACGTGAGGACGTAGCACTTGCAAATACCTTGGCAGGATTAGTCGAATGGACCAGCGGATGTATCAGCGAACACTCACTGGAGCATGCCATGAGTGCTTTCCACCCGGAGCTTGCCCATGGTGCAGGACTTATCATGATCAGCAAGGCCTACTATACCCATATTGCCGAGAACCATATCGCAGATGAGCGAATGGTTGCCATGGCAAAGGCACTTGGCAAGGGAGATGCAACTGAGGCAATGGATTTTGTGAGAGCCTTGGAAGAACTCCAGAAGGATTGCGGGGTAGCCGACCTCAAGATGAGTGACTACGGCATGAAGGAGGAAGAGATTCCTCCGATGGTGAAGAACGCCAGAGAGAACATGGGTGGTCTGTTTGAGGTTGACCCTATGATACTCAGTGATGAGGATTGTCTCAAGATCTACCAGCAATCATTCAAGTAA
- a CDS encoding sugar phosphate isomerase/epimerase: MRRIGVHETRFKEYGNDDVVALFSRAREYEYNLLEINGERLLSLSPLGLKRISLEARNFQLDLSYSLSLGPLYDLSSLDEEVRKRGFSTVEKIIRNIGQMGGGSLNGAFYTSTPPLLHMENQKDRLFEQSVGSLRSLANIAENEDVLLNIRPVNRYEHYFLNTASDALQFVRAVNHPSCGIDLDTFHMNIEESDMLAAFEQAGYYLHCIHIRENNGQAVGNGTLPWALIKERLDLMHYEGPLVHAPEAMKIAPFEGKQIRRLLS; this comes from the coding sequence ATGAGAAGGATTGGTGTTCACGAAACTCGGTTCAAGGAATATGGGAACGATGATGTTGTTGCCCTGTTTTCCAGAGCGAGGGAATATGAATACAATCTGCTCGAAATCAACGGAGAGCGCTTGCTCTCTCTGTCTCCTCTTGGGCTCAAGCGCATATCGTTGGAGGCAAGAAACTTCCAATTAGATCTCTCTTATTCACTATCACTGGGGCCACTCTATGACCTTTCATCACTGGATGAAGAGGTGAGAAAGAGAGGATTCTCAACGGTTGAAAAAATCATCAGGAACATTGGGCAGATGGGAGGAGGAAGTCTGAATGGGGCCTTCTATACATCTACTCCTCCATTACTCCACATGGAAAACCAAAAGGATCGATTATTCGAGCAGAGTGTAGGAAGTCTGCGGTCTTTGGCAAATATCGCTGAAAATGAGGATGTCTTGTTGAATATCCGCCCGGTAAATCGCTATGAACACTATTTTCTAAACACTGCTTCTGACGCTCTCCAATTTGTTCGGGCAGTCAATCATCCAAGCTGTGGAATTGATCTTGATACCTTCCATATGAATATCGAGGAGTCGGACATGCTCGCTGCTTTCGAGCAAGCTGGGTATTATCTACACTGCATCCATATCAGGGAGAACAATGGGCAAGCGGTTGGCAATGGAACATTGCCTTGGGCTCTTATAAAGGAGAGACTCGACCTCATGCACTATGAAGGTCCACTCGTACATGCTCCTGAGGCCATGAAGATTGCACCATTTGAGGGAAAGCAAATCAGGAGGTTGCTTAGTTAG
- a CDS encoding sugar phosphate isomerase/epimerase family protein has protein sequence MKIAATTVSQDIKQNVSISLFKGRFYERISKVANAGFDGIELLVLDPSHLDPIEVLSSVQEFGLTIAAIGTGVQASLGKLTLVSSDPAIEKRALLRAYEIIDFAAACKTPIVTLGSFRGYLPKISKCNRNHFKTILAKLANFAGERKVSIAVEPVNRYENNFMNTANEVIELLDELSYSNLGLLLDTFHMNIEEGSIEKTIESASPFLLHVHIGDSNRLPPGQGHFPFQLMIQSLRSIGYESWLSAELLAKPDPDIAGFTTGEYLCELLSCPCE, from the coding sequence ATGAAAATAGCAGCAACTACAGTGTCTCAGGATATTAAACAAAATGTTTCAATATCATTATTTAAAGGCAGATTTTATGAAAGGATTTCGAAAGTAGCCAATGCGGGATTTGATGGCATAGAATTACTAGTGCTGGACCCCAGTCATTTGGATCCAATTGAAGTTCTCTCTTCAGTTCAAGAGTTCGGATTAACAATTGCGGCGATTGGTACAGGTGTACAGGCATCATTAGGCAAGCTCACCTTAGTCTCTTCCGATCCTGCAATTGAAAAAAGAGCATTATTACGTGCATATGAAATCATTGATTTTGCCGCAGCATGCAAGACGCCAATTGTTACGTTAGGTTCTTTCAGGGGTTACCTCCCTAAAATATCTAAATGTAATCGAAATCACTTCAAAACAATACTAGCGAAATTAGCAAATTTTGCAGGAGAGAGAAAAGTCTCCATTGCCGTAGAGCCTGTCAACCGTTATGAGAACAACTTTATGAACACAGCAAATGAAGTTATAGAACTACTTGATGAACTGTCTTACAGCAATCTTGGGCTCCTGCTCGATACATTTCATATGAATATTGAAGAAGGTTCCATTGAAAAGACGATTGAATCTGCATCCCCTTTCCTATTACATGTCCATATCGGCGATAGCAACCGGCTTCCACCCGGTCAAGGTCATTTTCCATTTCAGTTGATGATACAATCTCTTCGTTCCATCGGATATGAAAGTTGGCTTTCTGCTGAGTTACTAGCAAAACCAGATCCAGATATAGCTGGTTTTACAACGGGGGAATATTTATGTGAATTATTGAGCTGCCCCTGTGAATGA
- a CDS encoding pyridoxamine 5'-phosphate oxidase family protein, which produces MLPNTIIEAWKNKQPAIVLTTVDEQGMPNSIYATCTDLYQDNEIVIANNYFDKTKQNIDTGTKASVLFITEQGKSYQLKGEVSYHTEGAYYNFMKAFNPVKHPGHGALVLHAQAGFSGQEQLF; this is translated from the coding sequence ATGTTACCAAACACAATCATCGAGGCTTGGAAGAATAAACAGCCAGCTATTGTACTTACTACCGTTGACGAGCAAGGGATGCCAAACAGCATCTACGCTACCTGCACTGATCTCTATCAGGATAATGAAATTGTCATCGCCAACAACTACTTCGACAAGACGAAACAGAATATTGATACGGGGACAAAAGCATCCGTGCTTTTCATTACAGAGCAAGGTAAGTCATATCAACTGAAAGGCGAGGTAAGCTACCACACAGAGGGTGCCTACTATAATTTCATGAAGGCCTTCAATCCTGTTAAACACCCCGGACACGGAGCACTGGTGCTCCATGCCCAAGCGGGTTTTAGCGGTCAGGAACAGTTGTTCTAG
- a CDS encoding amidohydrolase family protein: MILKQTCFLGPDYSLHKKDIRIEEGTITDIEDSLHEKSGEEVIDCSAFLLYPALADCHVHTPDTLLRGLFSDMSLHNWGNETEQGRLQTDLFEYLDNSVDTPAFETLVLYAYLQYVKSGVGFIVETGQADESSGILEACAEKIGIKALVDWYDENPSHELTCNHIQRGTHLPEEEDLDEKGLQEATQRVEKTAWPLMTHCLETRFRREEVLRKFGMSTVELLEKKALLGKQTILFHCVETTERDRAMLASSKATIVHCPISNLISGARSMNLIDLMERGARITLGTDFLTHDIWEVMRTTYAELKQSNKSEHLGASHVWNMASKAAAPIASSSGYQGTIAVGAPADMLFVEDGLALSPLIETPGFSNVAYNTLIHTRPSMIKHVMLGGRWIIQEGRCLTIDEEKLEREYTAILRSVLAEKLVNRPDGNSH, from the coding sequence ATGATACTCAAACAAACATGTTTCCTGGGTCCAGATTACTCTCTGCACAAGAAAGACATAAGAATAGAAGAAGGAACCATCACTGATATTGAGGATTCCTTGCACGAGAAATCGGGAGAAGAAGTCATCGATTGTTCAGCCTTCCTGCTCTACCCCGCCCTCGCTGATTGTCATGTGCATACACCAGACACGCTGCTCAGGGGGCTCTTCAGCGATATGAGCCTCCATAATTGGGGTAACGAGACAGAACAAGGACGACTGCAAACAGATCTGTTTGAATATCTCGACAACAGTGTAGACACACCCGCATTTGAAACGCTTGTTCTATATGCCTATCTGCAATATGTGAAATCAGGTGTAGGATTCATCGTAGAGACTGGACAGGCGGATGAGAGCAGTGGGATTCTGGAAGCATGTGCTGAGAAGATTGGTATCAAGGCCTTGGTTGACTGGTACGACGAGAATCCCAGCCATGAACTTACCTGCAATCACATACAGCGTGGCACCCATCTACCAGAAGAAGAGGACCTGGATGAAAAAGGCCTGCAGGAAGCAACCCAAAGAGTTGAGAAAACTGCTTGGCCCCTCATGACCCACTGTCTGGAGACACGCTTCAGAAGAGAAGAAGTACTCAGGAAATTTGGCATGTCCACTGTGGAATTGCTGGAAAAGAAAGCCCTGCTCGGCAAGCAAACGATTCTGTTCCATTGTGTGGAGACTACTGAACGGGACCGCGCAATGCTTGCTTCAAGCAAGGCAACAATCGTGCACTGCCCGATTTCCAACCTCATCTCTGGAGCACGTTCCATGAACCTTATAGATCTAATGGAGCGAGGGGCTCGTATCACACTGGGAACCGATTTTCTCACTCATGATATCTGGGAAGTCATGCGCACCACCTACGCAGAGCTGAAGCAGAGCAACAAGAGCGAACACCTCGGGGCATCCCATGTCTGGAACATGGCGAGCAAGGCAGCAGCCCCGATAGCTTCTTCCTCAGGATACCAAGGGACGATTGCCGTTGGAGCTCCGGCCGACATGCTCTTCGTGGAGGACGGGCTTGCTCTCTCCCCGCTTATAGAAACGCCGGGATTCTCCAATGTCGCCTACAATACCTTGATCCACACCCGACCCTCCATGATCAAACACGTTATGCTCGGTGGGCGTTGGATAATACAGGAAGGACGGTGCCTTACGATCGATGAAGAAAAACTTGAGAGGGAATATACGGCGATTTTACGAAGTGTGCTCGCCGAGAAGCTCGTCAATCGCCCTGATGGCAACTCGCATTGA
- a CDS encoding AraC family transcriptional regulator, with the protein MQWIERLNEALNYVEEHLDGEISYEKAARLANCSTYHFQRMFTYIAGVPLGEYIRRRKLTKAALALQQGEKVLDVSLRYGYDSPTSFTRAFQTLHGVNPSEAKKEGASLRAFPRISFSLTIKGDQEMEYRIERKDAFRVTGVSLKLVKDMEENMKTIPQFWGEKTMDGTIPKLCSLLKPGHGLFGLCTNTDEKDYWLYTIGIELDEGATLEGMETQEVDAALWAIFPGRGKMPQVIQDVERRIMTDWLPTSGYELAKGVDVELYLSEDPSDQAFEVWMPIRKQG; encoded by the coding sequence ATGCAATGGATTGAGCGATTGAATGAAGCACTTAACTATGTGGAAGAACACCTGGATGGTGAAATTTCTTATGAAAAAGCGGCCCGGTTGGCAAACTGTTCAACCTACCACTTCCAGAGGATGTTCACCTATATAGCAGGAGTTCCCCTGGGAGAGTACATCCGTAGAAGGAAGCTGACCAAGGCAGCCCTAGCACTACAGCAAGGGGAAAAAGTCTTGGATGTTTCGCTACGCTATGGATATGACTCCCCTACCTCCTTCACCCGGGCGTTTCAGACACTCCATGGAGTGAACCCCTCTGAAGCGAAGAAGGAAGGTGCTTCCTTGAGAGCTTTTCCAAGGATCAGCTTCAGCCTGACCATCAAAGGAGACCAGGAAATGGAGTATCGAATTGAACGGAAGGACGCATTTCGCGTAACGGGGGTTTCTCTCAAGCTTGTCAAAGACATGGAAGAGAACATGAAAACAATACCGCAGTTCTGGGGTGAGAAGACCATGGATGGAACCATTCCCAAGCTGTGTTCACTCTTGAAACCAGGGCATGGACTCTTCGGTCTCTGCACCAACACCGATGAGAAAGACTATTGGCTCTATACCATAGGAATTGAATTGGATGAAGGTGCTACCCTTGAAGGGATGGAAACCCAGGAAGTGGATGCTGCACTTTGGGCGATATTCCCCGGTAGGGGGAAAATGCCTCAAGTTATCCAAGATGTAGAACGACGTATCATGACCGATTGGCTGCCAACCAGTGGATACGAACTGGCAAAAGGGGTTGATGTTGAGTTGTACCTCTCAGAAGACCCTTCTGACCAAGCGTTCGAGGTCTGGATGCCGATCAGGAAACAAGGCTGA
- a CDS encoding thiamine pyrophosphate-dependent dehydrogenase E1 component subunit alpha, producing the protein MKKGLDMSISKSLYIEMYRKMYRIRLFELAAKDLFLKGYVKGTVHPYIGEEASGVGICMALDKDDVIAGTHRSHGHNIAKGASSDRMMAEILGKGTGYCQGFGGSMHIAAFDTGSLGAFGLVGASIPIAMGAGLAFQLHKKKHVAVSFSSDGGCNTGNFHESLNMASIWKLPVIFVIENNKWAVSTKADQSANITDYSIRAASYGIPGVRVDGFDPIAVYNATKEAVDRAKKGEGPTLLVTECYRIEGHYAGEPEVYRTKEEVAEVRSLSDPIVIFRKRIIDEKVSSELAMSKLESEIKQEIDKAVEFSITSAEPDSSLAYQYVYM; encoded by the coding sequence ATGAAGAAAGGATTAGACATGAGTATCTCAAAATCACTCTATATAGAAATGTACCGAAAAATGTATCGGATCCGCCTGTTTGAACTGGCAGCCAAAGATCTATTCCTAAAAGGATATGTAAAAGGGACTGTTCATCCATATATCGGAGAAGAAGCATCCGGTGTGGGAATTTGCATGGCTCTCGACAAGGATGATGTGATTGCAGGCACTCATCGAAGTCACGGTCATAATATTGCAAAGGGAGCATCCTCAGATCGCATGATGGCCGAGATTTTAGGTAAAGGAACAGGCTATTGTCAGGGTTTTGGAGGATCCATGCACATTGCTGCATTCGATACAGGTAGTCTTGGCGCATTTGGGCTAGTGGGAGCAAGCATCCCAATTGCAATGGGCGCCGGGTTGGCTTTCCAATTACACAAAAAAAAGCATGTCGCAGTTTCCTTCAGTAGTGATGGGGGGTGTAACACAGGTAATTTTCATGAGAGCCTCAATATGGCATCAATCTGGAAATTGCCAGTAATCTTCGTGATTGAAAATAATAAATGGGCAGTTTCGACAAAGGCTGATCAATCAGCCAATATAACTGATTATTCGATCCGAGCAGCTAGTTATGGTATTCCCGGAGTAAGGGTTGATGGATTCGATCCTATAGCAGTCTACAATGCCACCAAAGAAGCAGTAGACAGAGCGAAAAAAGGTGAGGGACCAACCTTGCTGGTGACTGAATGTTACCGTATAGAAGGGCATTATGCCGGTGAACCAGAAGTATATCGTACAAAGGAAGAGGTTGCAGAAGTCCGCTCTTTGTCTGATCCAATTGTGATTTTTAGGAAACGTATCATTGATGAAAAGGTATCAAGCGAGTTAGCTATGTCAAAACTGGAAAGCGAGATAAAACAAGAAATTGACAAAGCTGTTGAATTCTCAATTACTAGTGCTGAACCTGATTCATCTTTGGCGTATCAGTATGTCTACATGTAA
- a CDS encoding nitronate monooxygenase, which yields MTIPDLETLHTNLKSVLHHCVQQLHLGEVKPAIEKILSSKITWPELRIGNLVAKTPIVQGGMGVGISLSSLASAVANAGGIGVIAANGIGLLEKDYYEDGRAANLRAFRNEIRKARSLSDGIIGVNIMVAVNDFHQLLDVAIEEKVDIVFLGAGLPIKNIPVEALRKADVKLAPIVSSARAAQMIFRMWEKLYNDTPDAVVVEGPKAGGHLGFTAEQLDDPEYQLEAIVPLVVEALKPFEESKGVAIPVIAGGGVYTGKDIYKVLSLGASAVQMATRFVATDECDADARFKEAYVSCTKEQIGLIKSPVGMPGRAIRNQFILDSEAGNNPSFRCAWKCLATCKAEQANYCISIALNNARRGLLNSGYVFAGSNAYRVKRIIPVATLVEELQRGYQLNVQAKLTELLDVVKALLDAYGKREALLKELTERYEQALEALPSQRDVITALKKQYSRLVSQEEVLRLTVKEKLVLSSHLTH from the coding sequence ATGACAATACCGGATTTAGAAACATTACATACAAATCTCAAGAGCGTATTGCACCATTGTGTGCAACAACTCCATCTAGGGGAGGTCAAGCCTGCTATTGAGAAAATCCTCAGTTCAAAGATTACCTGGCCGGAGCTGAGAATCGGAAACCTTGTGGCAAAGACCCCTATCGTACAAGGGGGAATGGGAGTTGGAATCTCTCTCTCCTCACTGGCATCGGCTGTTGCCAATGCTGGAGGTATTGGGGTAATTGCAGCCAATGGAATAGGCCTGCTTGAGAAAGACTACTATGAGGACGGTAGAGCTGCCAATCTCAGAGCATTCAGGAATGAAATCCGTAAAGCCAGAAGCTTGAGTGATGGAATCATTGGGGTGAACATCATGGTCGCTGTGAATGATTTCCACCAACTCCTCGATGTAGCCATTGAAGAGAAGGTTGATATCGTTTTTCTTGGAGCGGGCCTCCCGATCAAGAACATACCGGTTGAAGCACTCAGAAAGGCAGACGTTAAACTTGCCCCAATCGTAAGCTCTGCAAGAGCTGCCCAGATGATCTTCCGCATGTGGGAGAAGCTGTATAACGACACCCCGGATGCAGTCGTGGTGGAAGGGCCAAAGGCAGGCGGCCACCTAGGATTTACCGCCGAGCAATTGGATGACCCAGAGTACCAACTCGAGGCCATTGTTCCCTTGGTGGTAGAGGCACTGAAACCTTTCGAAGAGAGCAAGGGTGTTGCCATTCCTGTAATTGCAGGAGGTGGTGTCTATACTGGAAAGGATATCTACAAGGTGCTCAGCCTCGGTGCGAGTGCCGTACAGATGGCAACCCGTTTTGTTGCAACTGATGAATGTGACGCTGATGCCCGTTTCAAGGAAGCCTATGTTTCCTGCACGAAGGAACAAATCGGTCTCATCAAGAGTCCCGTTGGAATGCCTGGTCGTGCAATTCGCAACCAGTTCATCCTTGACAGTGAAGCAGGGAACAATCCCTCATTCCGCTGTGCATGGAAGTGTCTTGCTACCTGCAAGGCAGAGCAAGCAAACTACTGCATCTCTATTGCCTTGAATAATGCAAGAAGAGGATTACTGAATAGCGGATATGTATTTGCTGGCAGCAATGCCTATCGGGTAAAAAGAATTATACCGGTAGCTACCTTGGTTGAAGAGCTACAGCGAGGATACCAGCTGAATGTGCAAGCCAAGCTGACCGAACTGCTGGATGTAGTGAAAGCATTGCTTGATGCGTACGGCAAGAGAGAGGCTTTGCTGAAAGAACTCACCGAACGGTATGAGCAAGCATTGGAAGCACTTCCGAGCCAGAGAGATGTCATTACTGCACTGAAGAAGCAGTACAGCAGGCTTGTTTCCCAGGAAGAAGTGCTTCGTTTGACGGTGAAGGAGAAGCTTGTACTCTCCTCGCACCTGACTCACTAG